A stretch of DNA from Pseudomonadales bacterium:
TGGCGATGGCCATCGTCGGTGTGTTGTGGATGCAGTCCCCGGACTATCGACCGATCACCGGTATTTCCACAGCTCAGCAGGCGGGTGCTGTTGCCGGTCTGCTGGACAGTAACGGGCTGCCCCACAAAGTCGACAATCGCAGCGGGGTGATACTGGTGCCCCAGGATCGTTATCACGAGGCACGGATGATCCTGGCCGGCGCCAATCAGCTCGACGGTCAGCAGTCCGGTTACGAACTGCTCGACGCCGAACAGGGTTTCGGGGTCAGTCAGTTCATGGAGCTTGCCCGGCATCGCCGCAGTGTGGAAGGCGAGCTGGCCCGGAGCATCATGAGTCTAGACGGTGTGCAGTCCGCCCGGGTGCTGCTGGCTGTTCCCAAATCCACCACCTTTCTCAAGGACCGGCGCAAGCCGACAGCGTCCGTCACCGTGCGCCTGCTGCCCGGACATGCACTCGGAGAGCCCCAGATCCGCGGTATCGCCTTTCTGGTGGCCGCTTCAGTGCCGGAGCTCAAGGCCGAAGACGTTGCCGTGGTCGACCAGACCGGCCGCCTGTTGTCGTTGCGGGATCCGGACGCCTCGATGGAGCAGTCCGAGCGGCAGCTCAGCTACATCGCCCGGGTCGAGTCCCAGCTCCAGGACAAGATCAACCGGCTGATCGCGCCCATCGTGGGTACGGAACGTTTCGGTGCCCAGGTCACGGCGGAACTCGACTTCACCCGTACCGAACAGGCTGAGGAACTCTACAACCCCGACCAGACGGTCGTGCGCAGCGAGCAGAGTCTCAATGAAGAGAACGTGGGCACCGACACTGCGCGCGGTGTACCGGGCACCCTTTCGAATCAGCCCCCGGTCACTCCGACCAGTGCGGAGACCGCAGAGGCGGGCGGTGCAGTGCAGCAGCGGCGCAGTCGCTCCGAAGTGACCCGCAACTACGAAGTGGATCGGACGCTCAGCTACACCCAGCAGCATGTGGGCACCATCCGCCGTCTGGCGGTTTCTGTGATCGTCGACGATATGCCCAAGGTGAGTGCTGAAACCGGAGAAGTTACCGCCGCCCCCTGGACGGAAGAAGAGCTGGCGCAGCTCACGGCTTCCGTGAAAGCGGCGATCGGCTATTCGGAAAGCCGGGGCGACAGTGTCAGTGTGGTCAACCGGACCTTCTTCAACCCTGCCCTGGAAGTGCCGGAAGCACCGGCATTCTGGACGGAAGCCTGGTTCCTCGATCTTATGAAACAGATTCTGGTCGGCGCACTGCTGCTGTTCCTGGCGATCGGCATCCTGCGGCCACTGTATCGGAACCTCAGTCAGGCAGGGGCCGCGGTTGTCGAGCGCAACAACC
This window harbors:
- the fliF gene encoding flagellar basal-body MS-ring/collar protein FliF translates to MADLPVQSTAALPARSPAQSGDSGVPGAHFLRGAAGMPVVRQLGLLFAIAGSVAMAIVGVLWMQSPDYRPITGISTAQQAGAVAGLLDSNGLPHKVDNRSGVILVPQDRYHEARMILAGANQLDGQQSGYELLDAEQGFGVSQFMELARHRRSVEGELARSIMSLDGVQSARVLLAVPKSTTFLKDRRKPTASVTVRLLPGHALGEPQIRGIAFLVAASVPELKAEDVAVVDQTGRLLSLRDPDASMEQSERQLSYIARVESQLQDKINRLIAPIVGTERFGAQVTAELDFTRTEQAEELYNPDQTVVRSEQSLNEENVGTDTARGVPGTLSNQPPVTPTSAETAEAGGAVQQRRSRSEVTRNYEVDRTLSYTQQHVGTIRRLAVSVIVDDMPKVSAETGEVTAAPWTEEELAQLTASVKAAIGYSESRGDSVSVVNRTFFNPALEVPEAPAFWTEAWFLDLMKQILVGALLLFLAIGILRPLYRNLSQAGAAVVERNNLALAEMARSQDPNRLAMPGAGGGLLTSGGGGYASKMDTVRGLVEEDPGRVAQVVKHWVTSDE